The DNA sequence ACGACCACCTTCGGGCACTTGTGCCGCGGCAGCGCGCCCCGGCAGAAGTCGAGCACGGCCCCGGCGTCCGGGCGCGTCCCCGGCAGGGGCACCACGTAGGCGCCCACCTCCTCCCCGTAGACGTCGTGGGCGAAGCCCACCGCGAGGCCCGCCTTCACGCCCGGCGCGCTCATCAGGACCTCGTCGACCTCCAGGGGCGAGATGTTGACGCCGCCGCGGATGATCAGCTCCTTCAGCCGGCCGGTGATGAAGAAGTAGGGGCGGCCGTCGCGGCCGGGCTGGTGGAAGCCCTCGTCGCCGCTGCGGAACCAGCCGTGGGCGAAGGCCTGGCGGTTGGCCTCGTCGGCGTCGTGGTAGCCGGCCATGACGGTCGAACCGCGGATGACGATCTCGCCGCGCTCGCCCGCGGGCAGGGCGACGCCGGCGGGGTCGTGGATCGCCATCTCGTTGGCGGGGACCGGCGTGCCGATCGAGGGGAAGCCGTGGTCCCCCAGCCAGGCGCGGTGCTCGTCGGGCGGCAGGTCGACCGGCAGGAAGCAGGCGTAGCAGGTCGTCTCGCTCAGGCCGTAGCCGTGGACGATGCGCAGGCCGAACCGGGACTCGAAGCGCAGGGCCAGTTCGCAGGTCAGCGGGCCCGCGCCGCAGATCAGGTGGCGGAAGCCGGACAGGTCCAGGCCGCCGGTCGCGACGGTCCCCTTGTCCGCGCCCTGCAGCAGGAAGGCCAGCAGCGTGGGCACGACGCTGACGACCTGCACGCGCTCGCGCGCCAGCAGCGGGAAGAACGACCCCGTGCGGAACCGGCGGCAGAGCACGACCGCACCGCCGCTGGCCAGCGGCGTCACCAGGGTCACGACGATGCCGTTGACGTGGTGGATGGGCAGCACGCACATCAGGCGGTCGTCCGGTCCCAGGGCGTGCCAGGCGGCGATCTGCCGCGCGTCGACCAGCAG is a window from the bacterium genome containing:
- a CDS encoding AMP-binding protein, producing YAHVDDAPLAPAVAAAAPVADDEALIVYTSGTTGQPKGVVLTHGNLLVDARQIAAWHALGPDDRLMCVLPIHHVNGIVVTLVTPLASGGAVVLCRRFRTGSFFPLLARERVQVVSVVPTLLAFLLQGADKGTVATGGLDLSGFRHLICGAGPLTCELALRFESRFGLRIVHGYGLSETTCYACFLPVDLPPDEHRAWLGDHGFPSIGTPVPANEMAIHDPAGVALPAGERGEIVIRGSTVMAGYHDADEANRQAFAHGWFRSGDEGFHQPGRDGRPYFFITGRLKELIIRGGVNISPLEVDEVLMSAPGVKAGLAVGFAHDVYGEEVGAYVVPLPGTRPDAGAVLDFCRGALPRHKCPKVVVFGDELPVTSTGKYRRHQLKPLFEAWRREDFRD